A single window of Channa argus isolate prfri chromosome 10, Channa argus male v1.0, whole genome shotgun sequence DNA harbors:
- the tmtops3a gene encoding teleost multiple tissue opsin 3a, which yields MVVHIRGYNFSTADSSLSRLSHSAEASHGPGGLSRTGHTVVAVFLGFILIAGIVNNLLALVVFAKFRSLWTPINLILLNISVSDILVCVFGTPFSFAASLQGRWLIGDYGCKWYGFANSLFGIVSLVSLSLLSYERYTAVLHSSQVDISDFRKAWFCVGGSWLYSLLWTLPPFLGWSSYGPEGPGTTCSVQWHLRSLTSISYVLCLFIFCLLLPLLLMVYSYGRILLTVRRVGKINLLAAQRREQHILVMVLSMVSCYMLCWMPYGITALIASFGRSGLVTPMASVVPSVLAKFSTVINPVIYMFFNNQFYRCFVAFMTCSEEPQSVHGEEHPTPRTHFAGFFPVHRQAALRDSESQIFSSSRNAALCSHMNVCRALVVRYNP from the exons ATGGTCGTCCACATCCGCGGTTACAATTTCAGCACCGCAGACAGCTCCCTCTCCAGGCTCAGCCACAGCGCCGAGGCGTCCCACGGCCCCGGTGGGCTGAGCCGGACTGGTCACACGGTGGTGGCAGTTTTCCTCGGCTTCATTTTAATTGCGGGAATCGTCAACAACCTGCTTGCTCTGGTGGTCTTTGCAAAGTTTCGCTCCCTCTGGACGCCGATTAATCTCATCCTTTTGAACATCAGTGTGAGCGACATTCTGGTGTGCGTCTTCGGGACCCCCTTTAGTTTTGCAGCAAGTCTACAGGGCAGATGGCTCATAGGAGACTACGGCTGCAAGTGGTACGGGTTCGCCAATTCCCTCTTTG GGATTGTGTCCCTGGTGTCTCTGTCGCTTCTATCTTATGAGCGTTACACAGCCGTGCTCCATTCCTCTCAGGTTGACATCTCAGACTTCAGGAAGGCCTGGTTCTGTGTCGGAGGTTCGTGGCTCTACTCTTTGCTCTGGACGTTGCCGCCTTTCTTGGGTTGGAGCAGCTATGGACCAGAGGGACCTGGCACCACTTGTTCTGTACAGTGGCACCTCCGCTCACTCACCAGCATCTCATACGTGTTGTGCCTCTTCAtcttctgtctgctgctgccCCTTTTACTGATGGTCTACTCTTATGGACGAATCCTACTCACAGTCAGGAGG GTGGGTAAGATCAACCTGCTGGCAGCTCAGCGCAGAGAGCAGCACATTTTGGTGATGGTGTTGTCCATGGTGTCCTGCTACAtgttatgctggatgccctacGGGATCACGGCCCTGATTGCCAGCTTCGGTAGGTCTGGACTGGTCACTCCCATGGCCAGTGTGGTGCCCTCCGTCCTGGCCAAATTCAGCACCGTCATCAACCCCGTCATCTACATGTTCTTCAACAACCAG ttttacaggTGCTTCGTTGCCTTCATGACGTGTAGCGAGGAACCTCAGTCTGTTCACGGAGAGGAGCACCCAACTCCAAGGACACACTTTGCAGGCTTTTTCCCGGTGCACAGACAAGCAGCTCTCAGAGACTCAGAGAGTCAAATCTTCAGCAGCTCCAGAAATGCTGCCCTCTGCAGCCACATGAACGTCTGCCGCGCTCTTGTTGTCCGCTACAATCCATGA
- the vgll1 gene encoding transcription cofactor vestigial-like protein 1, giving the protein MEERTDSPIAVRVEEHSQYVILTYFQGDINSMVDAHFSRALSRVCQAKTPKAKPKKVRKTYKSEDARPCQASAVDSYRDPQVLPQAGRLLSFSPSDEAPSPWHSLAPRAVESPGFPSIACPLPPDGLGVTGQQYATSLLNLLHTDQGEMGPSMASSSKPEMLPNWTVPRDFRESTDSLNAVGFEHERHLDKKDLYWY; this is encoded by the exons ATGGAGGAGAGAACAGACAGTCCGATAGCTGTGAGGGTGGAGGAGCATTCTCAGTATGTCATCCTGACTTACTTCCAGGGTGACATCAACAGCATGGTGGATGCTCACTTCTCCCGGGCTCTCAGCAGAGTCTGCCAGGCCAAGACTCCAAAAGCAAAACCAAAGAAAGTCCGCAAAACCTATAAATCTG aGGACGCCAGGCCCTGTCAGGCCAGTGCTGTTGACTCTTACAGAGACCCACAGGTCCTTCCTCAGGCAGGACGCCTCCTCTCCTTTAGTCCCTCAGATGAGGCTCCCAGCCCATGGCACTCACTCGCTCCAAGAGCTGTAGAGAGCCCAGGGTTTCCATCCATTGCATGCCCCCTTCCCCCAGATGGGCTGGGTGTAACTGGACAGCAATATGCTACGTCCTTGCTCAACCTACTGCACACTGACCAAGGTGAGATGGGACCCAGCATGGCCTCCAGCTCCAAGCCAGAAATGCTTCCCAACTGGACGGTGCCGCGAGATTTTAGGGAGTCCACCGACTCTCTAAATGCAGTAGGGTTTGAACACG AACGACATCTGGACAAGAAGGACTTGTACTGGTACTga
- the adgrg4a gene encoding adhesion G-protein coupled receptor G6 isoform X1: protein MSRTICLCILLSVFLPVASVSTSLWGKKVQLNGYPCMWQLQPHALVPALEELTVCILIRCHLATQWTGFDYKAPGSSNIELGLGGTSAQLTVWMFGEQWHLEKGLNLTEWYSVCLTWSSRAGRLKLYINGSSQHEFPVNPTKNQKLAPNGTLTLGVSHYVDANGEVQQMDGNNLIGEIGLFRVWSKEWSSEKLSMQSCADGDVVNWDQRQWKYACAPKTDNSLHCAWSYYNIKMWIFIVHSTKPGNCSLSLETVTRNWLRSIFHPNISVHDIFVSSPSHICHVVNNSAALRAQQPQGSTTLSNYTCDKCFSCEVHVNVNPAANVKAVQTDITALLSLTFSFDFLNLTAEPDSINISPVELPFVATDPSTTVSTETGSTQSLPAQPESTTQGPLDLNQTADKPDTFFRVNLTLRMSGTPSNPKDVIEKWVKKALEINGTMVVLNLITTENVGRTMEQNTEVATSRCQQKQQVTKKIYYCAFHVQEYSINSVAEVKTYINDALTSKYVNGSITIKATAKIEQIEPENCLEEITSTIYGIYIWPETFPQVKQEMGCDKPHSGRAFRLCKLDIETDRASWAKPDMTDCTPRVTISDLGNITVTTDNAAKVVDIIQDLVDVQLGNSAELSSSELDSVVEKLGEVIDVSFINTDVGGNIVNIISNILLSETNVTPVANVVLNLTDRMGDTMDFQSESVSLTAPSLALSIINVDPNGFAGLTFGVSSISSLLNPKTFVNQSFVNDPLPETVATISLPSALHTFFPSGDGETTRVQFQFYGTHDLFQDPCTNNSTQSNWTLNSYIISASINNSHIRNLTDRVVVTLRHQTPTQPGDKVQCRFWDFQKNGGQGGWNSRGCKTRSISSNQTSCLCDHLTHFAVLLDVSRAPISEADSQILTVISYIGCGISSIFLGITLLTYLAFDKLRRDYPSRILINLSVALLGLSMIFLLDSWLSSFSNYHLCIATAATLHYFLLASFTWMGLEAVHMYFALVKVFNIYVSFYTLKFCAVGWGIPLVIVSLVLAINKDAYGTSLPEEDVMVLQSTAQFCWLQNDVFFYVTVVTFILLILLCNASVFIMVLIQIRQMKVNKPSAKSSSPLNDLRAVASLTVLLGLTWSIGFFSFGSGRVVLLYLFSIFNSLQGFFVFFFHCLMKENVRKQWRVHLCCGRFKLSDYSDWSRSVTLGDRFKKQNLVNSDSLASDDTSSIRKVSNSTASNQHHQGA from the exons ATGTCTCGAACCATCTGCCTGTGTATACTGTTATCAGTGTTCCTGCCAG TTGCCTCTGTCAGTACCAGCCTGTGGGGTAAGAAGGTGCAGCTTAATGGTTATCCATGTATGTGGCAGCTCCAGCCACATGCTTTGGTACCAGCTCTTGAGGAGCTGACTGTGTGCATATTAATACGCTGCCACTTGGCAACACAGTGGACAGGGTTTGACTACAAAGCTCCAGGAAGTAGTAACATAGAGCTGGGACTTGGTGGAACAAGTGCACAGCTGACAGTTTGGATGTTTGGAGAACAATGGCACTTAGAGAAAGGCCTGAATCTGACTGAATGGTACTCTGTCTGTCTAACCTGGTCGAGTCGAGCTGGAAGGTTGAAGCTCTACATCAATGGAAGCTCTCAGCATGAGTTTCCTGTGAATCCCACCAAGAACCAAAAACTGGCACCAAATGGCACTCTCACTCTGGGGGTGTCTCATTATGTAGACGCCAATGGGGAAGTGCAGCAAATGGATGGGAATAACCTGATCGGTGAGATCGGTCTGTTCAGGGTATGGTCTAAAGAATGGAGCAGTGAGAAGCTGTCGATGCAGAGCTGTGCAGATGGAGATGTGGTGAACTGGGACCAGCGGCAGTGGAAATACGCCTGCGCTCCTAAGACTGACAACAGCCTTCACTGTG CATGGTCATACTACAACATCAAAATGTGGATATTCATAGTCCACTCTACAAAGCCTGGAAACTGTTCCCTGTCACTGGAGACAGTCACAAGAAACTGG TTGAGGAGTATTTTCCATCCCAACATTTCTGTCCACGACATCTTTGTGTCGTCCCCAAG CCATATCTGCCATGTGGTTAATAATTCTGCTGCTCTACGTGCGCAACAGCCTCAG GGATCAACAACATTGTCAAATTACACATGTGATAAGTG tttcagctgTGAAGTCCATGTAAATGTGAATCCTGCTGCTAATGTAAAAGCGGTTCAGACAGACATCACGGCATTGCTCAGTTTGACTTTCTCGTTTGACTTCCTCAACCTGACAGCTGAGCCTGATAGCATCAACATATCCCCTGTTG agTTGCCCTTTGTAGCGACAGACCCATCAACCACTGTCAGCACTG aaacAGGTTCAACCCAAAGTCTGCCAGCTCAACCCGAATCAACAACACAGGGGCCTTTAGATCTCAACCAAACTGCCG ATAAACCAGATACTTTCTTTAGAGTTAATCTCACCTTAAGAATGTCAGGCACACCCTCAAACCCAAAGGATGTTATTGAGAAATGG GTGAAAAAAGCACTGGAGATCAATGGCACCATGGTTGTATTGAATCTTATCACAACAGAGAATGTTGGCAG GACCATGGAGCAGAATACTGAAGTGGCA ACGTCCCGTTGccaacaaaaacagcaggttacaaaaaaaat ATATTATTGTGCCTTCCATGTTCAGGAATACAGCATTAACAGTGTTGCAGAAGTTAAAACTTACATCAATGATGCCTTGACATCAAAGTATGTAAATGGCTCCATTACTATTAAAGCTACAGCTAAAATTGAGCAAATAG AACCAGAAAACTGTTTGGAAGAAATTACTTCAACAATCTATGGAATTTATATTTGGCCTGAAACATTTCCACAAGTCAAACAAGAAATGGGCTGCGACAAACCGCATTCGGGAAGAGCTTTCAGGCTTTG CAAGCTGGACATTGAAACTGACAGAGCCAGCTGGGCCAAGCCTGATATGACAGACTGCACTCCTCGTGTGACCATTTCAGACCTGGGCAACATTACTGTGACCACTG ACAATGCGGCTAAGGTCGTGGACATAATTCAGGACCTTGTGGATGTTCAGTTAGGTAACAGTGCAGAGCTCTCTTCTTCTGAGCTGGATTCAGTGGTGGAGAAGCTTGGTGAGGTCATTGATGTCAGCTTTATCAACACGGATGTTGGTGGCAACATTGTCAATATTATATCCAACATACTGCTTTCAGAGACCAATGTCACACCAGTAGCTAATGT TGTCTTAAATCTCACAGACAGAATGGGGGACACTATGGACTTCCAAAGTGAATCTGTGAGTCTAACAGCACCATCATTGGCACTTTCCATAATCAATGTGGATCCAAATGGATTCGCCGGCCTCACCTTTGGTGTgtcctccatctcctctctcCTGAACCCAAAG acTTTTGTAAATCAGAGCTTTGTGAATGATCCACTGCCAGAAACAGTTGCCACTATCTCTCTGCCGTCTGCACTCCACACCTTCTTCCCTTCTGGAGACGGAGAGACAACTCGGGTTCAGTTTCAGTTCTACGGAACACATGATCTTTTTCAG gATCCCTGCACAAATAATTCAACACAGAGCAACTGGACATTAAATTCTTATATAATATCTGCCAGCATCAATAACAGCCATATCAGGAACCTGACAGATCGAGTGGTGGTGACCCTGAGACATCAAACACCCACGCAG CCAGGAGACAAGGTACAATGCAGGTTTTGGGATTTTCAGAAGAATG ggggGCAGGGTGGTTGGAACAGCAGAGGTTGTAAAACCCGCAGTATTTCTTCTAATCAGACCAGCTGTCTCTGTGATCACCtcacacattttgctgtgcTTCTG GATGTATCCAGAGCCCCCATCAGTGAAGCTGACAGTCAGATTCTGACAGTGATCTCATACATCGGTTGTGGTATATCCTCCATCTTTCTGGGCATCACTCTACTCACCTACCTTGCTTTTGA TAAGTTGCGTCGGGATTACCCATCTAGGATACTTATCAACTTATCAGTCGCTCTACTGGGTCTGAGCATGATCTTTCTTCTTGACTCTTGGTTGTCATCCTTCTCCAACTATCATCTGTGCATTGCCACTGCTGCAACTCTGCACTACTTCCTGCTGGCCTCCTTCACATGGATGGGCCTGGAGGCTGTGCATATGTACTTTGCCCTGGTGAAAGTCTTCAACATCTATGTTTCTTTCTACACCCTCAAGTTCTGCGCTGTAGGATGGG gtatTCCTCTGGTAATAGTCAGCCTGGTGCTGGCCATAAATAAAGATGCATATGGCACCAGTTTGCCTGAAGAGGATGTGATGGTGCTTCAGTCAACTGCCCAATT CTGCTGGCTGCAGAATGACGTCTTCTTCTATGTGACGGTGGTGACATTTATTCTTCTGATCCTCCTGTGCAATGCCTCTGTGTTCATCATGGTACTGATCCAGATCCGACAGATGAAGGTCAATAAGCCGTCAGCCAAGAGCAGCAGCCCTCTGAATGACTTGAGGGCAGTGGCCAGCCTCACTGTCCTGTTGGGTCTGACGTGGTCAATTGgattcttttcctttgggtCAGGCAGAGTGGTGCTGTTGTACCTGTTCTCCATCTTTAACTCTTTACAGG gcttctttgtgtttttctttcactgcttGATGAAGGAAAATGTAAGAAAGCAGTGGAGAGTTCACCTGTGCTGTGGCCGTTTCAAACTCAGTGATTACTCAG ACTGGAGTCGCTCTGTGACACTGGGCGACCGCTTCAAGAAGCAAAATCTTGTTAACTCTGACTCACTCGCTTCTGACGACACTTCTTCCATCAGGAAGGTGTCCAACTCTACAGCATCAAACCAGCACCACCAGGGGGCGTGA
- the adgrg4a gene encoding adhesion G-protein coupled receptor G6 isoform X2 → MSRTICLCILLSVFLPVASVSTSLWGKKVQLNGYPCMWQLQPHALVPALEELTVCILIRCHLATQWTGFDYKAPGSSNIELGLGGTSAQLTVWMFGEQWHLEKGLNLTEWYSVCLTWSSRAGRLKLYINGSSQHEFPVNPTKNQKLAPNGTLTLGVSHYVDANGEVQQMDGNNLIGEIGLFRVWSKEWSSEKLSMQSCADGDVVNWDQRQWKYACAPKTDNSLHCAWSYYNIKMWIFIVHSTKPGNCSLSLETVTRNWLRSIFHPNISVHDIFVSSPSHICHVVNNSAALRAQQPQGSTTLSNYTCDKCFSCEVHVNVNPAANVKAVQTDITALLSLTFSFDFLNLTAEPDSINISPVELPFVATDPSTTVSTDKPDTFFRVNLTLRMSGTPSNPKDVIEKWVKKALEINGTMVVLNLITTENVGRTMEQNTEVATSRCQQKQQVTKKIYYCAFHVQEYSINSVAEVKTYINDALTSKYVNGSITIKATAKIEQIEPENCLEEITSTIYGIYIWPETFPQVKQEMGCDKPHSGRAFRLCKLDIETDRASWAKPDMTDCTPRVTISDLGNITVTTDNAAKVVDIIQDLVDVQLGNSAELSSSELDSVVEKLGEVIDVSFINTDVGGNIVNIISNILLSETNVTPVANVVLNLTDRMGDTMDFQSESVSLTAPSLALSIINVDPNGFAGLTFGVSSISSLLNPKTFVNQSFVNDPLPETVATISLPSALHTFFPSGDGETTRVQFQFYGTHDLFQDPCTNNSTQSNWTLNSYIISASINNSHIRNLTDRVVVTLRHQTPTQPGDKVQCRFWDFQKNGGQGGWNSRGCKTRSISSNQTSCLCDHLTHFAVLLDVSRAPISEADSQILTVISYIGCGISSIFLGITLLTYLAFDKLRRDYPSRILINLSVALLGLSMIFLLDSWLSSFSNYHLCIATAATLHYFLLASFTWMGLEAVHMYFALVKVFNIYVSFYTLKFCAVGWGIPLVIVSLVLAINKDAYGTSLPEEDVMVLQSTAQFCWLQNDVFFYVTVVTFILLILLCNASVFIMVLIQIRQMKVNKPSAKSSSPLNDLRAVASLTVLLGLTWSIGFFSFGSGRVVLLYLFSIFNSLQGFFVFFFHCLMKENVRKQWRVHLCCGRFKLSDYSDWSRSVTLGDRFKKQNLVNSDSLASDDTSSIRKVSNSTASNQHHQGA, encoded by the exons ATGTCTCGAACCATCTGCCTGTGTATACTGTTATCAGTGTTCCTGCCAG TTGCCTCTGTCAGTACCAGCCTGTGGGGTAAGAAGGTGCAGCTTAATGGTTATCCATGTATGTGGCAGCTCCAGCCACATGCTTTGGTACCAGCTCTTGAGGAGCTGACTGTGTGCATATTAATACGCTGCCACTTGGCAACACAGTGGACAGGGTTTGACTACAAAGCTCCAGGAAGTAGTAACATAGAGCTGGGACTTGGTGGAACAAGTGCACAGCTGACAGTTTGGATGTTTGGAGAACAATGGCACTTAGAGAAAGGCCTGAATCTGACTGAATGGTACTCTGTCTGTCTAACCTGGTCGAGTCGAGCTGGAAGGTTGAAGCTCTACATCAATGGAAGCTCTCAGCATGAGTTTCCTGTGAATCCCACCAAGAACCAAAAACTGGCACCAAATGGCACTCTCACTCTGGGGGTGTCTCATTATGTAGACGCCAATGGGGAAGTGCAGCAAATGGATGGGAATAACCTGATCGGTGAGATCGGTCTGTTCAGGGTATGGTCTAAAGAATGGAGCAGTGAGAAGCTGTCGATGCAGAGCTGTGCAGATGGAGATGTGGTGAACTGGGACCAGCGGCAGTGGAAATACGCCTGCGCTCCTAAGACTGACAACAGCCTTCACTGTG CATGGTCATACTACAACATCAAAATGTGGATATTCATAGTCCACTCTACAAAGCCTGGAAACTGTTCCCTGTCACTGGAGACAGTCACAAGAAACTGG TTGAGGAGTATTTTCCATCCCAACATTTCTGTCCACGACATCTTTGTGTCGTCCCCAAG CCATATCTGCCATGTGGTTAATAATTCTGCTGCTCTACGTGCGCAACAGCCTCAG GGATCAACAACATTGTCAAATTACACATGTGATAAGTG tttcagctgTGAAGTCCATGTAAATGTGAATCCTGCTGCTAATGTAAAAGCGGTTCAGACAGACATCACGGCATTGCTCAGTTTGACTTTCTCGTTTGACTTCCTCAACCTGACAGCTGAGCCTGATAGCATCAACATATCCCCTGTTG agTTGCCCTTTGTAGCGACAGACCCATCAACCACTGTCAGCACTG ATAAACCAGATACTTTCTTTAGAGTTAATCTCACCTTAAGAATGTCAGGCACACCCTCAAACCCAAAGGATGTTATTGAGAAATGG GTGAAAAAAGCACTGGAGATCAATGGCACCATGGTTGTATTGAATCTTATCACAACAGAGAATGTTGGCAG GACCATGGAGCAGAATACTGAAGTGGCA ACGTCCCGTTGccaacaaaaacagcaggttacaaaaaaaat ATATTATTGTGCCTTCCATGTTCAGGAATACAGCATTAACAGTGTTGCAGAAGTTAAAACTTACATCAATGATGCCTTGACATCAAAGTATGTAAATGGCTCCATTACTATTAAAGCTACAGCTAAAATTGAGCAAATAG AACCAGAAAACTGTTTGGAAGAAATTACTTCAACAATCTATGGAATTTATATTTGGCCTGAAACATTTCCACAAGTCAAACAAGAAATGGGCTGCGACAAACCGCATTCGGGAAGAGCTTTCAGGCTTTG CAAGCTGGACATTGAAACTGACAGAGCCAGCTGGGCCAAGCCTGATATGACAGACTGCACTCCTCGTGTGACCATTTCAGACCTGGGCAACATTACTGTGACCACTG ACAATGCGGCTAAGGTCGTGGACATAATTCAGGACCTTGTGGATGTTCAGTTAGGTAACAGTGCAGAGCTCTCTTCTTCTGAGCTGGATTCAGTGGTGGAGAAGCTTGGTGAGGTCATTGATGTCAGCTTTATCAACACGGATGTTGGTGGCAACATTGTCAATATTATATCCAACATACTGCTTTCAGAGACCAATGTCACACCAGTAGCTAATGT TGTCTTAAATCTCACAGACAGAATGGGGGACACTATGGACTTCCAAAGTGAATCTGTGAGTCTAACAGCACCATCATTGGCACTTTCCATAATCAATGTGGATCCAAATGGATTCGCCGGCCTCACCTTTGGTGTgtcctccatctcctctctcCTGAACCCAAAG acTTTTGTAAATCAGAGCTTTGTGAATGATCCACTGCCAGAAACAGTTGCCACTATCTCTCTGCCGTCTGCACTCCACACCTTCTTCCCTTCTGGAGACGGAGAGACAACTCGGGTTCAGTTTCAGTTCTACGGAACACATGATCTTTTTCAG gATCCCTGCACAAATAATTCAACACAGAGCAACTGGACATTAAATTCTTATATAATATCTGCCAGCATCAATAACAGCCATATCAGGAACCTGACAGATCGAGTGGTGGTGACCCTGAGACATCAAACACCCACGCAG CCAGGAGACAAGGTACAATGCAGGTTTTGGGATTTTCAGAAGAATG ggggGCAGGGTGGTTGGAACAGCAGAGGTTGTAAAACCCGCAGTATTTCTTCTAATCAGACCAGCTGTCTCTGTGATCACCtcacacattttgctgtgcTTCTG GATGTATCCAGAGCCCCCATCAGTGAAGCTGACAGTCAGATTCTGACAGTGATCTCATACATCGGTTGTGGTATATCCTCCATCTTTCTGGGCATCACTCTACTCACCTACCTTGCTTTTGA TAAGTTGCGTCGGGATTACCCATCTAGGATACTTATCAACTTATCAGTCGCTCTACTGGGTCTGAGCATGATCTTTCTTCTTGACTCTTGGTTGTCATCCTTCTCCAACTATCATCTGTGCATTGCCACTGCTGCAACTCTGCACTACTTCCTGCTGGCCTCCTTCACATGGATGGGCCTGGAGGCTGTGCATATGTACTTTGCCCTGGTGAAAGTCTTCAACATCTATGTTTCTTTCTACACCCTCAAGTTCTGCGCTGTAGGATGGG gtatTCCTCTGGTAATAGTCAGCCTGGTGCTGGCCATAAATAAAGATGCATATGGCACCAGTTTGCCTGAAGAGGATGTGATGGTGCTTCAGTCAACTGCCCAATT CTGCTGGCTGCAGAATGACGTCTTCTTCTATGTGACGGTGGTGACATTTATTCTTCTGATCCTCCTGTGCAATGCCTCTGTGTTCATCATGGTACTGATCCAGATCCGACAGATGAAGGTCAATAAGCCGTCAGCCAAGAGCAGCAGCCCTCTGAATGACTTGAGGGCAGTGGCCAGCCTCACTGTCCTGTTGGGTCTGACGTGGTCAATTGgattcttttcctttgggtCAGGCAGAGTGGTGCTGTTGTACCTGTTCTCCATCTTTAACTCTTTACAGG gcttctttgtgtttttctttcactgcttGATGAAGGAAAATGTAAGAAAGCAGTGGAGAGTTCACCTGTGCTGTGGCCGTTTCAAACTCAGTGATTACTCAG ACTGGAGTCGCTCTGTGACACTGGGCGACCGCTTCAAGAAGCAAAATCTTGTTAACTCTGACTCACTCGCTTCTGACGACACTTCTTCCATCAGGAAGGTGTCCAACTCTACAGCATCAAACCAGCACCACCAGGGGGCGTGA
- the LOC137134547 gene encoding tumor necrosis factor receptor superfamily member EDAR-like, whose protein sequence is MEVGTSWRRDILLMDGCHYAALLMLWCVLVQSDHTCDQTEFLHPNGTCVACPVCGPGEQLSEDCGFGDGGKGVCMLCEEGHFSSDTGVAPCRRCTKCSLLNRLKKRTCLANSDALCGQCLPGYYELRSMTGEVELPCVPCNSYDTVHKECLLLKAHSPRAERTVTLPMERFKQPEEKRVKEITFSLVLVGSATASSVFLILLVLWAFLLTVERFKQVPEYCPGPEGLSPTADLQYTPLSSHTETPDADLKRPFSVDGPLRGLNSSSHGNEVHPTSIVINVTTNIKPSSQNKENSIQEDQQSKCKATEEMEQKLKTIWEMAQGQSIEMLNYDLVQDLSLLLDSADNRHMLRRLGQSLGVPPQVCAYLQGFQELFQYLRTSTYTLLPQLAQAAALLPNPGVVAKIHQAVVNQGPLIDVLP, encoded by the exons ATGGAGGTTGGTACTTCTTGGAGAAGGGACATTTTGCTGATGGACGGTTGTCACTATGCTGCCCTGCTTATG CTTTGGTGTGTGCTAGTGCAATCTGACCACACCTGTGATCAGACAGAGTTTTTACATCCTAATGGCACCTGTGTTGCATGTCCTGTATGTGGACCTGGAGAACAGCTCTCAGAG GATTGTGGCTTTGGAGATGGTGGAAAAGGGGTCTGTATGCTGTGTGAAGAAGGGCACTTCAGCTCCGATACAGGCGTGGCTCCCTGCAGAAGATGCACGAAGTGCAGCCTGCTGAACCGCCTGAAAAAGAGAACATGCTTAGCCAACAGTGATGCCCTGTGTGGACAGTGCCTCCCAGG ATATTATGAACTCAGAAGCATGACAGGGGAAGTGGAGCTGCCCTGTGTGCCTTGTAACAGCTATGACACAGTCCATAAAGAGTGTTTGCTTTTAAAGGCTCATAGCCCCAGAGCAG AGAGAACCGTCACTTTGCCCATGGAAAGATTCAAACAACCTGAAGAGAAGA GAGTAAAAGAAATTACTTTCTCGTTGGTCCTGGTTGGTTCAGCAACCGCTTCCTCTGTTTTCCTCATTCTTCTGGTTCTTTGGGCTTTCCTTCTGACTGTTGAGAGATTCA AGCAGGTTCCTGAATACTGTCCTGGGCCTGAGGGGCTATCGCCTACAGCTGATCTTCAGTACACACCTCTGTCCAGCCACACAGAGACACCAGACGCGGATTTAAAGAGACCTTTCTCAGTGGATGGTCCCCTTAG AGGCCTAAACTCATCGAGCCATGGCAATGAGGTGCATCCTACTTCTATTGTGATTAATGTAACCACAAATATCAAGCCTTCCAGTCAGAATAAGGAAAACAGCATACAGGAAGATCAGCAAAGCAAGTGCAAAGCGACAGAAGAG ATGGAGCAAAAACTGAAGACAATTTGGGAGATGGCTCAAG GTCAGAGTATTGAAATGCTCAACTATGACTTAGTCCAGGACTTGTCCCTGCTTCTTGACTCCGCTGACAACAGGCACATGTTAAGGAGACTGGGACAGTCCTTGGGTGTCCCACCTCAGGTTTGCGCGTATCTACAGGGCTTCCAGGAGCTCTTCCAGTACCTGCGCACTTCCACCTACACACTGCTGCCCCAACTGGCCCAGGCTGCAGCACTCCTGCCTAATCCTGGAGTTGTTGCTAAGATACACCAAGCTGTGGTGAACCAGGGACCACTTATTGATGTGTTACCATGA